One window of the Rhipicephalus sanguineus isolate Rsan-2018 chromosome 2, BIME_Rsan_1.4, whole genome shotgun sequence genome contains the following:
- the LOC119383793 gene encoding ctenidin-1: MNRLVVALFAAVALVVLDQASAGYLLGGTGGYGGLGGYGGSGGYRGYGGGSYGGGGYGGGYGGGLGGYGGGYRGGYGSGGYGGGLGGYGGGLGGYGGGLGGYGGGLGGYGSGGYGGYGRSYGSSYSGGYGSSYGSSYGSGFGRGGFGGGKFGGGKFGGGKFGGGGWW, encoded by the exons ATGAACAGGCTGGTGGTAGCTCTTTTCGCCGCGGTGGCATTGGTCGTCCTCGACCAGGCCAGCGCGGGCTACCTGCTCGGTGGCACCGGGGGCTACGGAGGCCTCGGCGGATACGGCGGATCTGGCGGCTACCGCGGCTACGGAGGTGGTAGCTACGGAGGAGGTGGCTACGGCGGTGGCTACGGTGGCGGCCTCGGCGGCTACGGCGGTGGCTACAGGGGAGGTTACGGTAGTGGTGGCTACGGTGGCGGTCTCGGAGGCTATGGTGGTGGTCTTGGAGGCTATGGCGGCGGTCTCGGAGGCTATGGCGGTGGTCTTGGAGGCTATGGTAGTGGCGGTTATGGAGGCTATGGCAGGAGCTACGGAAGCAGCTACTCCGGCGGCTATGGAAGCAGTTACGGCAGCAGCTACGGATCTGGCTTCGG CCGCGGTGGCTTCGGCGGTGGCAAGTTCGGAGGTGGCAAGTTCGGAGGTGGCAAGTTCGGCGGAGGCGGATGGTGGTGA